Part of the Chelmon rostratus isolate fCheRos1 chromosome 10, fCheRos1.pri, whole genome shotgun sequence genome is shown below.
ACACATTGTTGTTCCCATCTCTACTCACCTCTTGTCTTTTCTGTCATTAAGGCATACAGTGCACAACAATATCTTAAAGCAATTAGACTTGTTATGGGGCCTTCATTATATAATGCACAttttctggggtttttttttttgcattttagttGTCCTAAAGTATTATTTGTGTCTCAGCTTACCAGCTCTGGTGCCCCCTTCTGGTCTGGCCCAAAGAGGTGTCCTCACCCCCTAGAATTCAGCACTAGCAACGTAAGTATAGGTTTATTACATTTCTTATGTGCACTTGCTTGACCACTATCTGCTCTGAACTTGTCTATCCAGTCTTAGGATACTGAATGAAGTGCTCTCTTTTGTAGGAGCTGCACATGGACTATGTACTGGCCGCAGCCAACCTGTATGCCCAGACGTACGGCCTGCAGGGCAGCAGTGATCGTGCAGGCGTGGTTAAGATTTTGCAGGATGTCAAGGTGCCACCCTTTACCCCTCGTTCAGGGGTTAAAATCCATGTGTCTGATCAGGACCTGCAGAATAGCAATTCCTCTGTTGGTAAGATGAGCGAATGTACAACAAAGCATTCTAAGTCGTAAATTGAGTCTCTTGGAGATATTCCGCTAAAGAAAGGTGTTCATCTGTACGGATGCTGTGAGACACATATACAACGGCCCTCTTTGTGTACAGATGACTCCAgactggaggagctgaaggtcCAGCTACCTTCCCCTGAGTCTTCCCAGTTCAAACTCTGCTCCATTGACTTTGAGAAGGTACACTGTCTTTCCTTCTCTATCTGAATTCTGTGTGATCGCCTCGACTATGCCTGTTTGCGTGACGGTGGTGGGCCCTCTCTTAACAGGATGATGACACCAACTTCCACATGGACTTCATTGTAGCAGCATCCAACCTGAGAGCAGAGAACTACGACATTCCCCCCACAGACAGGCACAAGGTGAGTTCACATGTTTTTCAACCTAGCACTGGCTCAAGATAGAATAATGACTTACAGACTCCTGATCCTTCATGGCACATGTAGATCTCCCCCAGAAATTCAGAAATGTAGCTGCTGAATGTGATATTCTGAAAAGCCAGCCATGCAAATTTCACACCAGCTCATTATCTGTCAAAACCGAAATGGCAATAAGTCTTTCAAGCCAAACTATTTTACTATTGTTTTAcacatgttgttttcttctgctgcgAGTTTAAACCTTGAAATAGTATTAACTTCTTACTTCATCACATTCACACTCCTCACCATCCAATCCAGAGCAAACTGATAGCTGGCAAGATCATTCCTGCCATCGCCACTACCACGGCCGCAGTGGTGGGCCTGGTGTGCCTGGAGCTCATCAAAATCGTCCAAGGACACAAGAAGCTGGAATCATTCAAGAACGGCTTCATGAACTTGGCCCTGCCTTTCTTTGCCTTCTCAGAGCCCATCGCTGCTCCCAGACATAAGGTGGGCcgctgcatgtgtgtcacaGCTTGTTTTGAGCTGCTTAGATGCCTCTGTGATGTGTGTTCCCGCTATAGGAAAATATTTAGTGATTCAGTGTCACCTCTAAAAGGCAACCCAAATGTACTCGCTAGATGTTTAGTCCTCCGATGATGATCCAGCCATGCTAATACTGATGCACCAGGCAGATGCAGTATGTCTGCCTGGGTGCAAGTGAGTTCAACTCACCTTCTCACGCTGATGTTATCAGTGTGTgctgaggagaaaaatgaaaagtggtctttttttttttttttttttttttttttttttttgataatgaATCCATCctgtttgaatgcattttgGCAAAGAACAGCAATAACTGGGTGCAGTTTGTGACCTCTTTCTGTGACTGACATCATTATTGGCATCAGTCCTCattctttattgtttttgcagtaCTATGAAATTGATTGGTCGTTGTGGGATCGCTTCGAGGTCACAGGGTTGCAGCCCAATGGGGAAGAGATGACACTCCGACAGTTCTTGGACCACTTTAAAGTATGTTCTCATCACCTCACCTCGTCTTTGTGCCACCATGCAGCGTCTGGCGTGCAACTAACCAAACCCTGTTGTTGTCTTGTGTTCTTTGTCAGAACGAGCATAAGTTGGAGATCACCATGCTTTCTCAGGGAGTGTCCATGCTCTATTCCTTCTTCATGCCTGCTGCCAAACTTAAAGAGAGACTGGACCTGCCGTGAGTATACTGTCTATATGCACCTGCCTCTGTCTTTAGCTCACacaatttgtgcttttattaatTTTCAGAACTGTGTTCCTCTGTCCTGTAGGATGACAGAGATTGTGACGAAGGTGTCCAAAAAGAAGCTGGGCAAGCATGTGAAAGCGCTGGTGTTTGAGCTATGCTGTAATGACTTGTCAGATGAAGACGTGGAAGTGCCCTATGTCAGATACACCATCCGCTGAGCTCCACACTGAACCCACCCACAGGAGGGTGGGGGTTACGGGGGGGAAGACAGAGGGTGGGTGTTCTAAGTGAGGAGTTGAGTTTGGGGATTGGGGGTGGGTGATTTGATCCAGGTCAGCTCTATTGGAtcaatcagttttttttttaggcctgTGGTTTGTGGAAACCTGTGCCTGAGTGTACATAGCCCCAGTAAGCTGATTTAAGgacctgtatgtgtgttaggGATCCAGGTGCTCGGCTGTGGGAACAAGGGTGTCGTGGGAGGAAGGGAGCACGTATACTGGTCCTGACGTTCTCAGTAGCAGAACTTCTCCGCTGAGTTTAATTCTAAGCCTTAGTGTTCTCTTGTCACTCCATAGCCCAGCTAGTGTCCCTGTGAGACATCCTCACACTCTTACTAGCCTTCAGCATTAAAGGAGGGATCTTTTAATCCAGCCAACTGTCTCCCCTCCACCCTACTtgctctcttccctcctccagccccTGTCTCGTAGACCTGTTCCCACATTACtgggttttgttgttttgttttttttttcttccaaagaTGCACCTCATTAAGTGAAAGAAGTTCAGCCAAGAATCATGGAAATAGCCACACGTGTATTGAGATCCATTTTATCCCCAGGTCATATCACTGCCCTTACTTTTACCTGAGACCCCAAATTTGAAAACTGTAGAAGCACCTGAAGACACAGCTAAAGCTGAGTCAGCAGCCTCTGCTGTCTGGAATAATAATTAGAGTATCTCATGGCAGCAGAATAGGAACCCTCGCCGATTTGAGGCGCCTCTACAACCCCACCTCATCCAGcactctgtggctctggaggggcCCTTGCACATGACATCAGTTTTCTCtttatatttcatgtgttttgttaagttctattttattttatttttttgggaggggggggcggggggggggggacaacGTTTTGGTGCACACACCTTGTAGATCATAAACTGTCTTCTTTCTACTTTGTTAACTCCAAATGACATTACAGTACAAGAACAAGGCAATGAGATGTATCTTGAAATGGGAGCACTTAGTGTGATAGtgaataaacatgtaaaaacatacTGGACTCTGTGTGGTTATTTGACTTTTTGTAAGTTGCTTCTGGTAAAAGTGTAACTTTTGGTGTGACACCTTAAGCAAACCAGAATTGTGTCAGGCATTGATGTGTTCTTCCTGGCCGTTTCATCAGAAGTTTCATTATAGAGCATATCCGGGAAGCACAGCTTGAATCAGCTAAACGCCTACATGTGAACTTAGAATGAAAAACtctaatcagatttttttttttttttttttttaaatgcagcgGCTCcaagaaatgcaaaaaagacAGTTCATGAATACTTTAGTTGTAAATTTACGCTCACTTCCTCTTCTGCCTGCTAGCATTTTAGTTAGTGCGCGCGGCCCCTCGGTTcttgaaagcagcattaaagTGATCAGTCATTCGACGGGTCTGAGTGATTAGCCTGAACAAGTTGAGCTTTGAGCCCTCCTCCATGAGAGGAGCGGATACATGAGTATGTGCAACTAAAGGATGTGGTCGATTTTGAGATGAGGAAGAAAGTGACGAGGAAGGAGTGCACTGAACTCTGACAGTCTCCCTGCAAACAACTCGCTGTGTGTGACTTGAAACGGAAAAAACACTGGTTTACGTTTGGATTATTTCAGCCTTTCTCATTTTGAGGATGTGTTCTGTGTGAGGATGCATTGAAGAGAAGATGGAAGCGGAGGACACTGGTGAAACAAGGACTTCCTGGTATGATCCCTCTTACATTCATCGTAATCTGTTTCTAAACTGACGtgcaacatactgtatattaatgTTGAGAGCTGACTGGGGCAGAGATTAACATTCAACAGGACAGTATACTTCATTATGTAGCAGGCATGAAATGTAGTTGACGCTGGTACACATCTGGCATCATGGTGACAAAACCTAACCTTTCTATATTACTGTACGTACCCAAATCTCTGCCATCATTACCTTTCTGTCATGTTTATATGACTCGAGGCACAAAAATCTGTCAGATTAGTTATTTAGTCACAAGATACCTGGATCAGATTCTTAAAGTATTTTTAGATTTATCTCAAGTAAAATAGCCGAGTGTATGGATGTTTGCTTTGTACCCAGTAACCTTTTTGCCCTTTTTAGGCCTGTGGCGCCAGGAGAGACGCACTCGATCCTCTGTGACCATGCTGGGGTAAGTCACACCATCTGCTTCACTTCTCTCACCTCCTTTATCTTGTCTAAACCCTATTAAAGCCAACTAATGTGGCCACTCTCCTAAAAGAAAAGCCAAGAAACTGACTTTCACATGAATTTCTGCTTgtagaagaagagaaaacaagaccCGGCCCCTGAACCTGTGATGAAAATCATGGAGGTGAGCGATATGTGAGACTGAGATTAAACTGCGTTCCACTGCCTCTTCTTGATCTTCAcatctctctttgtgtctctctctgtaacaAGCGGAAGTTAGTCAACCTTACCTTTGTGACCACAGTGCTGAGTGCAGAGCTGACGAGAGGCGTGAACATTATGTTCAGCTGTGCGGCTGCAGAAGCTCTCTGAATGCACAGACCTAAACCGGGTTTGTTTTTATGAGGTCTTTCAGCCACTGTGACGTTCCACTTTTCGATTTTTCTTGTTCTGCTGCCATCTTCATCATGTGTATTAACATGAACAGATCCACTTTTACCGCCGGTGTTTAAACATATCTCTCTACACTGAATATACAGCTGATGTGGTTAGTGTGGCAAAAACTAGGCAGACATCTTGTATTTTACTACAACGGCACAGTTTCAACCTTCTTCCTCTTTGAAAGTGtcacacaggaaatgagagaTCTGCACCATGCACCGTCTCACCTCTCTCCACATCTCTCTACATCTCTCTCCACTTTCCTCAAGTCTCTCAGGTCTGTCTCTCAAGTAGCTTATTCTGTTATATGACCTGTTTTACCAGGATGAAGAGGACGACGAGCAGGGTGAAATGACGTCCGACCACTTGAAGGATTCAGAGGTGATTGTTCCTCTTTTGCAGAGGCTGCATGTGTATTCAGCTGCCTCGAGTTGTCTAATGTAAAGCCAGGGAATAGTTTGATGAGTGACTCGCTTGATGGGCTTGTGGACCACTTTGTTCACGCCTATCAAAGCTGGATTCTTAAGTTTTGATGTTGATTTCATTTTAGGAGCCCAGCAATAAAAGGGTCAAACCTGTGGCAAAGTCCAATAGTCTAACAGGTGTCATAACCCCAGTGAAGACCCCCGCTCTGAAACGCATTGGACAGTCCATTTCGGTAACCGTGCACAAACACCCCCGCACACCTGTTGTCACATAAATGACTTCTGCATGCTGATGTTCAACCACTCTGCTCTTTTCACAGCGGTCTATCAGTTTTCGCACAGAGGCTCGACCTTTGCCCCCAGCACCCCTGCGCCGAGGGGGCACAAAGGCCTCGTCATTTCCACGCCGGCGCAACAGCCAGTGCTGGAGCGACACCGTGGAGAGTCACGACCTCACGGCAAAGGAGATTAAACGTCAAGAGGTGCGAGGGGCAGCGTGCCAGGTTTAGTCAGGCTGCATGAAAGCCAAACCTTCTGTGTTTACTATAATGCAACGTGTTTTGGGGGGTTTGTGGGTCAGGCCGTGGTTGCAGGGTGACTCGTGCTGGCAGCTCTGCACGGCGATTATGAAAGAGGATGTGAGCTGGCACTGGAGGCTCAACTTCCTTATTGAACAATCAGCTGTCCGACTGTGTGTTTCACGTCGTGTGCAAGCGTGTGTTTGCGTCCATACGTTGGTGTTAATGTGTCCACTTGTTGAGCGGTTTTCACTCCTCTGCAGGTGATCTATGAGCTGACTCAGGGAGAGAGACAACTCATTGCTGACCTGAGCCTGGTCAAGAAGGTACTTGTCCGCTAAACACCACCTCTGTGACTTTATATCAGAACAAATCCTGCTGatgtgcactgaaaatgtttgaaaatgtaattctaCTTCCTGACATCTCCCACTCTGATTCGATTCCCTCtgcattgcatttatttttccctcACTTTGTTCTGTGCTGCCAGGTGTACTATGAGCCCATGCTGAAGTTGGACATCCTGACTGAGAGTGAGCTTGGACAGATCTTTGGTACACTGGACTCTCTCATTCCTCTCCATCAAGGTAATCCGTCTCTCCGCTTTGCAAACAACACAGTTACTGAAGGTTTCCATCACACGTGTGATTGATTGATAAAGTAATGAGCTGAATGTGTTGAATGTGCCATCTCTGTCATTGGGCTGTAGCAACACTGGCATCCAGTCAGCAAAAATCAATATGAATCCaacacttctgtttttcttccacacCAGATCTTCTGGGTCGCCTTGAGCGGCTGAGAGGATCGGAGAACACAGTCGGAGAGGTGGGGCCTACTCTCATGAACTGGGTGAGTATTTCCATGGAAACCaaaagagactgagagagaagaagaaaaacggACACAACCCACCTTCGCTCTCCCCAGTTCCTGTATTTACTCCATTATGTTCCTCTCTAAACCAGAGTCAGAGTTCAGTCTGCTCTTATCTGACTTGATTTGACTcctttgctcctcttcctccctgcagtTCCCTTGCCTGGAGGCCTATGTTACATACTGCTGTAACCAGGTGGGGGCCAAAGCCCTGCTGGACCAGAAGAAGCATGAGAAAAGAGTGGAGCACTTCCTGCGCCTGTGTCAGGAGTCTTCGTTCAGCAGGAAACTGGACCTGTGGAACTTCCTGGATCTCCCTCGGAGCCGTTTGGTCAAATACCCCCTGTTGTTGAAAGAGATACAGAAGTGCACACCTCCAGACCACCCGGATGAGGACACACTGCCTGACGCTGTGAGTTGATGTCCGCCACGTCATGTGTGTCACTTAGTTGAGATAATTGCTGAATCCTGAGTCCACTTGTTGAAATGGCTAAAACAAATGCCACTGTCTGGACTCTGTAATCCGTATCCTGAAGTGGTTTTCTAATAGGTTCTGAATAATGTCCACAATGGCAGTTCATGCAATATGCATGCAGACTCAGTTGCTTTAGATAGACCTGAGTGTCCTTTAAAATTGCTAATATAATGTGTCATAGTTTTGAATCTTATCAGTGGTCAGATTTTGTCCCTAGTAGCATAAAAATCAGCATGCCTGCTTTAGAGTTTGCTACAAaccttcttttatttttccttatGATGAAGTCCATCAGTCTACAAGTGTAGAAAGTCCAGACACTTGACTGTAGCCAATGTTTCCTTTTGAAAGCTTTAGTATTTTGCACATTGGCGCCTCCAAATGGCGACAAGAGAAAATTGTTTTATAAAGCTTGAATTTCAGCAGCCAGTGATCCTGTGATGTGACTATTATACTATTACAACTATACTAGtttaatatgaaatattaacagCTCATATTTGCTGTCGGCAACATACTGCGTGTGTTACATTTTAGACATATCGTACAAGTTGTATCCTTCTCAGAAcccaaaaccaaaccaaaatgaCTCACGCTATACACTCATGCTTTGTTCAGTTGGAGCTTATCCAGAGCATCGTGGCAGAGGTGAACAAGAAGACAGGAGAGGCGGAGTGCCAGTTCTACAGGCGGGGTCTCAGCTACCTCGAGGAGAGTCAGAGGCTACCAGAGATCCAGCAGTCCCGCTTCCTCTACTGCCACGGAGAGCTCAAGAACAACAAGGGCCAGGTAGCGGCTCTCTGTTGTCACTGATTTACCTTTGAGTGGTTAGCCGGGGGTCTTTGATGTCTTTGATGACATGGTGGATCCATATACTTACAGACTGAGTGCTGTATTGTAATATTCATTTCTATTTAATTTCTAAAAATCCCAAACTTGGTTTTATAGTAACCCCAACAAAGATGATGCTGTAATATCTGAacaacatgattttttttgtggttaATGTTCTCATAAAGCCATATCTCTCCCTTTGTGTGCGTCTGTCCGGTCTGCCAGCGGCTGCACGTCTTCCTGTTTGAGCTGGCGTTGGTGCTGAGCAGGCCGAGCgaggacagagatggaggtcAGGTGTTCCATGTGTACAGGCAGCCTCTGCCCAACGCCCTGATAAATCTGGAGGAGATCCCAGATGGGGAGGCAGGTGGAGGGGGCACCTTCCGAGGAGCCTTCACTGGAGGAAATGATAAAGGTAACCCACAAATATTCAATTTATACTGatagaaaagagaggaaaatcaGTAATTGTCTTAATGTAGAAGGTTTAACCAGCAAATAGTTGGACTCTTtccttgataaatgacttaacaATTACTTGATTATCGAATATTGTTGAAGATTAATCTTCTGTTGATCAACTacttgattaattgtttcagcgctgcagtaatatacagtattattaatgtattcatggcctgcttattttattttgggtTTATTTATACCTTAATTATTCCATTTATGCTGGTGAGGGGAGGGAAGCAATGCCTCCATCTCATTGATCTCTGTGTCTCCATCTCACCAGTGAGGAACTGTTTCCGTGTGAGCAGTAGAGGGCGCTCCAAAGCTCACCCTTACAGCCTGCAGGCCAACGACTCCTTCAGCAAGCAGCAGTGGATCACCTGTCTGCGCCAAGCCATCGTCCAGTCGCGAGACAGGACGGCTCAGACCAGCCAGTCGCAGCTCTCCCACCACCCCGATCCCGCCCTTTATCACATAGCCGAGCTCAGCCTCAGCTCGGACACAGAAATGGCAGATCACACCAGTCGCTGACTGGTCGCCAGGAGGCCTGGGGAGTGACTATAGATCTGTACATTGATGCCGGAGGAGATGAAAGATGAACTGTCTGCGAGAGATGATTGTGCTTATCCACACTCGTGTACATCCTTACATGGAGAatattattttcatgcatttcctGATTGTGTGATAGTGGTGATTGTGTATCTTGGGAGCAGTATTACTGAATGtgtaaaatgtcttcttttttttttttttttaaataaactgacACTTGAAAGTTTGTTGAGGTACTCATGGCCAACTACACAAATAGAAGTCTAAGTATAGCAACAAGATCCAGAAAGAAAAGATTAGTGATGATTatcctccccctctgtctccacctctctctctctctctgacaccgGTGGCAGGGCAGGGGAGAGAGGTAGACTTTCAGTTCTTgcctacagacacacagtgaaacagtaGATGTCCCCTTATGCATTTTTAACAGCTCAGCAGGTGATGGGAACAGCTTGGTAGGGACAGTTTGTCCACAGATAGAGTGACCAACTGATCAGGTGAGTCCAAACCGCTCTGTTTATTCGCTAATACAGCATTTGTCAAGTTATCTGCCAACtaaatgtgtttgaaaggttttttctgcttcacctgcacaaaaacagcagtgagagtgTAGATTTGGCTTTGGTAAAATCACAGAACATTGGCAGTGAGACTGGCATGTTGTGCTTTATAGGTTACATGCTTGACTCTTTAATTAATGAATACTTGAGGTAAAGTCTTCAAAAATGTtctctttttgtaaatatgtgccCTCAAGCTGATTCATTGATGTCCGCATTCAGCCAGGTCTCTGTCAGACCTTGACTTTCAGGGCTGTCCTGAAAGCTGTAATTACGAGTGGGAATTGTGAGCCAGGGTGGATCAACTTGATCTATTCATGATAAGGATTTACCCTAAGGGGATGCTCATTCACAAATTGATCCTGTACTTTTTCCCTCACCTCTGTATAACATTGCTCTTCATGTTCGTGGAAAGAGAAGACCATTTTAAAAAGAggactctttctctctgtcagtcagcaTAGGAACCACCATCACGTTCTGCTCACCTTTGACCCTGCATGTGGAAAAAGCTCAGGTGGTGCAACATACCCAGCCTGAGCCTGCAAACCTCCCAGCTTTCATTTCTTTGGGAAGACCTCCAGTCTGTCTCAGGAACACTTCACAGTGAGGTCTACCAATAAGAATAGGATGCCTGGAGCCAGTGGCGTCAACATGGAGGGCTCCTGTGAGGCCTTGTGTCGGACCCTGGTGTCTCAGAACGGCCTCCAGAGAGAGACGGCCGACATCTCCCAGTCTGTCCTCTACACCTCACTGATGGGCCTCCTTCTGGTCGCTGACAACGAGGTGTGCAACACACAGCACCATATAAACCTTTCATTTAGGCTCAAACCTTCAAAGCTGGTAGTCGCAAAAGTTTGCTCTTAATGTGGAAGTTATGGGATGCCCGTGAGACAAAcgtaaacacagacagagaaatgggAATTAATGAGAGAgtacacatcaacacacacgtGTTTAAGCACCTGTCAGCACTCCTCGGTCTCTAATAGGATGAATGCTTGATGCTGACCTCCTTTTAGACTCTCTTGTTATGTTAATGAGATAAGGAGGCTAAATCTGTCCCACCAgtgctgtacacacactgacatggcAGGGTgaaggcagacaggcaggggTCAAATAGTAGGTCATGCATGCAGTGAGCTAACTGACATAGGTTATATACCTGCAGATGTGAGTTTGGATCAGTAGCTTcctgtgttgtctgtcttgCAGAAAGAGCAACTCGCCTTAGGAAGTGGAAGGGTTGGCCTTAGAAACATAGGAAACACAGTAAGTGTTTAATAGTATAAAGAAATACTTGCAGGATTACCAGATTTTTTCACAAACATGTTCACTCTCCCCTTTACTTTATCTCCAATACAGTGCTTTCTGAATGCAATAGTCCAGTGTTTGTCTCACACTCATGGCCTACGGGACTACTGTCTCCTGAAGCCCTACAGGCAGGAGAAGTTCTCCAAAGAGGATGCTAAGCTCACAGAAGGTGTGTTCCTGtctcctgctgtttcctccctcttcctaTTATTCACATTCTCAAACAATGTTATCACCTTTTCTCATTGCTCCTTGTCTTCCAGCTTTCTCTCAGGTGCTGTCGGGCCTTTGGGATGAAAACGAAGCGGACGCAGTCGTAAACCCAAGACAGTTTTACAATCTTTTTAAAGAAGCAGTGCCATACTTCAGTGGTTACAGGTGAGAATACAGATGATGCTTTTGTCTTCCTCAAGGTCAACTGCATCTTCCCATGAGACATTTTTGTGCAAGCGACGTCATTGGCGTGCAAAGGCAATGTATAGAAATAGCTGCCTGTAACAGTGACAGGAAGAAGACAtatctctgtatctctgtgtttAACCCAGTCAACAGGATGCACAAGAGTTCCTCAGGTTCCTATTGGACAAGCTGCACACAGAAATCAACCGCAGGCCCTTCGCTCGACGAGCAGGGAAGGAGCCCGAACAGAAATATGCCAGATttaggtgtgtatgtgtatgtggaaACAATTAAATCCTTGAAACTTTCAAGGCGTTCAAGTGTCCacattttgttctctctctcttcctgtcatcTCTTTTCCTCGCTCAGGATTTCGGAGGAGGCAGCTGCCATGTGGAAGAAGCACCTGGAGAGAGATGACAGCAAAATAGTGGGTGAGGACAGCCATCCGGTCTTGTCTGTGTTCTAAGTTCACTGAAGGCAAGCGCTGCTAATTCTTGCCACCCTTCTCACACAGACCTGTTC
Proteins encoded:
- the arhgef3l gene encoding rho guanine nucleotide exchange factor (GEF) 3, like, with translation MEAEDTGETRTSWPVAPGETHSILCDHAGKKRKQDPAPEPVMKIMEDEEDDEQGEMTSDHLKDSEEPSNKRVKPVAKSNSLTGVITPVKTPALKRIGQSISRSISFRTEARPLPPAPLRRGGTKASSFPRRRNSQCWSDTVESHDLTAKEIKRQEVIYELTQGERQLIADLSLVKKVYYEPMLKLDILTESELGQIFGTLDSLIPLHQDLLGRLERLRGSENTVGEVGPTLMNWFPCLEAYVTYCCNQVGAKALLDQKKHEKRVEHFLRLCQESSFSRKLDLWNFLDLPRSRLVKYPLLLKEIQKCTPPDHPDEDTLPDALELIQSIVAEVNKKTGEAECQFYRRGLSYLEESQRLPEIQQSRFLYCHGELKNNKGQRLHVFLFELALVLSRPSEDRDGGQVFHVYRQPLPNALINLEEIPDGEAGGGGTFRGAFTGGNDKVRNCFRVSSRGRSKAHPYSLQANDSFSKQQWITCLRQAIVQSRDRTAQTSQSQLSHHPDPALYHIAELSLSSDTEMADHTSR
- the usp21 gene encoding ubiquitin carboxyl-terminal hydrolase 21, whose translation is MPGASGVNMEGSCEALCRTLVSQNGLQRETADISQSVLYTSLMGLLLVADNEKEQLALGSGRVGLRNIGNTCFLNAIVQCLSHTHGLRDYCLLKPYRQEKFSKEDAKLTEAFSQVLSGLWDENEADAVVNPRQFYNLFKEAVPYFSGYSQQDAQEFLRFLLDKLHTEINRRPFARRAGKEPEQKYARFRISEEAAAMWKKHLERDDSKIVDLFSGQLRSSLHCSVCSHYSNTFDVFCDLSLPIPKRSSAGEVTLRECLDLFSQEEKLDKENSPMCERCNRHTECTKRLSIQRFPQVIVIHLNRFAMSRWSISKSTVYVSFPLTNLDLGPYGPVDCGPVLYDLYAICNHAGTVNMGHYTACCSDENGWCFYNDSSVTPVSENQLQTNQAYVLFYQRSNSTTTTNVRK